From a region of the Lactuca sativa cultivar Salinas chromosome 4, Lsat_Salinas_v11, whole genome shotgun sequence genome:
- the LOC111895395 gene encoding V-type proton ATPase subunit C — MATRYWIVSLPVHSSATSLWSRLQESISKNSFDTLLYRFNIPNLRVGTLDSLLALSDDLLKSNTFIEGCSHKIRRQIEDLEKASGILASSLTVDGVPVDSYLTKFVWDEAKYPTMSPLKEIVDGIHVQVAKIDDDLKVRIAEYNNVRSQLNAINRKQTGSLAVRDLSNLVKPEDIVTSEHLVTLIAVVSKFSQKDWLSCYETLTTYVVPRSSKNLHEDNEYALYTVTLFNRDADNFKIKARERGFQIRDFEYNSETQEGRKQELEKLMQDQESLKSSLLQWCYTSYGEVFTSWMHFCAVRLFSETILRYGLPPSFLSVVLSPSVKNEKKVRTLLETLCDSSNSTFWKTDEEGSMGGLGGEADTHPYVSFTINLI, encoded by the exons ATGGCGACAAGGTACTGGATAGTTTCTCTTCCCGTTCACAGCTCCGCCACTTCTCTATGGAGTCGCTTACAAGAATCCATCTCCAAAAATTCCTTCGACACTCTTCTCTACAGG TTCAATATCCCAAATCTCCGCGTTGGTACACTCGATTCGTTGTTAGCCCTCAGCGATGATCTACTCAAG TCGAATACGTTTATCGAAGGATGTTCTCATAAGATACGGCGTCAGATCGAAGATTTGGAGAAGGCATCGGGAATTCTCGCTAGCTCCTTGACTGTCGATGGGGTTCCGGTGGATTCATATCTCACCAA ATTTGTGTGGGATGAGGCTAAGTATCCAACAATGTCTCCTCTTAAGGAGATTGTGGATGGTATTCATGTGCAAGTGGCCAAGATAGACGATGATCTTAAG GTTCGTATTGCTGAGTATAACAATGTTCGTAGTCAACTCAATGCAATCAACAGAAAGCAGACTGGAAG TTTAGCTGTTCGTGATCTGTCCAATTTGGTAAAACCAGAGGACATAGTCACTTCAGAACATTTGGTTACTCTCATTGCTGTTGTCTCCAAGTTTTCCCAGAAGGATTGGTTGTCATGCTATGAAACATTAACAACTTATGTG GTCCCTAGATCCTCCAAGAATCTACATGAGGATAATGAGTATGCTCTCTATACTGTGACATTATTCAATCGTGATGCTGACAATTTCAAAATTAAGGCACGCGAAAGAGGATTTCAA ATTCGTGATTTTGAATATAATTCGGAAACTCAAGAGGGTCGGAAACAGGAGCTTGAAAAACTGATGCAAGATCAGGAATCCCTGAAAAGCTCTCTTTTGCAATGGTGTTATACCAGTTATGGAGAG GTTTTCACTTCCTGGATGCACTTCTGTGCTGTCCGCTTATTTTCCGAGACCATTTTGAGATACGGCTTGCCTCCTTCCTTTTTG TCTGTTGTATTGTCACCATCTGTGAAAAACGAGAAGAAAGTACGTACACTCCTTGAAACCCTATGCGACAGTTCCAACAG CACGTTTTGGAAAACGGATGAAGAAGGAAGCATGGGTGGGTTGGGTGGTGAAGCGGACACTCATCCTTATGTCTCCTTCACTATTAATCTCATATGA